In Candidatus Kerfeldbacteria bacterium, a single genomic region encodes these proteins:
- a CDS encoding response regulator: MTAEQKKQDRKIILVEDDKMLADMYTTKFEKEGFHIMRAHDGAEGLEMVKQEKPDLVLLDIIMPKLDGFAVLREIRKMPELKKTHVLLLTNLGQTEDVAKGHELGADDYFIKANHTPAEIVEKVKYMLAHLDTK, encoded by the coding sequence ATGACCGCAGAACAGAAAAAACAAGACAGAAAAATTATCCTGGTGGAAGATGACAAAATGTTAGCTGACATGTACACCACGAAATTTGAGAAAGAGGGTTTCCATATCATGCGCGCTCATGATGGTGCCGAAGGTTTGGAAATGGTCAAACAAGAGAAGCCGGATCTGGTATTACTCGATATCATAATGCCAAAATTAGACGGTTTCGCAGTATTGCGGGAGATTCGAAAAATGCCGGAATTAAAAAAGACGCACGTCCTTTTGCTCACCAATCTTGGCCAAACTGAAGACGTAGCCAAGGGTCATGAATTGGGCGCCGACGATTATTTTATCAAAGCTAATCACACGCCAGCGGAGATCGTCGAAAAGGTGAAATACATGCTGGCGCATTTAGACACGAAATAA
- a CDS encoding DUF3179 domain-containing protein, with amino-acid sequence MVDETLSRHNPIVYWIATLVLAVVAGFILWLKFDAGDSNNTNFSTELNTNVQITDGLMHSVPLEDIVDGASLADGIGALDMPQFISIAEAQQTVTSDAVGIALDINGVARFYPFDALLPHEIVNDTIGDQRVLIAYCAQCRTGVVYDPIVRGESVGFDVSGKMWNGNLLMYDRLTGSFWSQALGKAVVGPMTGGSLPLVAFDQPRFEDWENAHPDGRVLSVSIINP; translated from the coding sequence ATGGTTGATGAAACGTTATCCCGCCATAACCCCATTGTGTATTGGATTGCTACGCTGGTATTAGCTGTGGTAGCCGGGTTTATCCTCTGGCTGAAATTTGATGCGGGTGATTCAAATAACACTAACTTTTCTACTGAATTAAACACGAACGTCCAAATTACGGATGGTCTCATGCATAGTGTGCCACTGGAGGACATTGTTGATGGTGCTTCATTAGCTGACGGCATCGGGGCGCTAGATATGCCGCAGTTTATATCGATCGCCGAGGCGCAACAGACCGTGACGTCTGATGCGGTTGGGATCGCGCTGGATATTAATGGTGTTGCTCGTTTTTATCCGTTTGACGCGCTACTACCCCATGAAATTGTAAATGACACCATTGGTGACCAGCGAGTTCTTATTGCATATTGTGCCCAGTGCCGTACTGGCGTGGTGTACGATCCAATCGTGCGCGGTGAGTCAGTTGGGTTCGATGTTTCTGGTAAAATGTGGAACGGGAATTTGCTGATGTATGATCGTTTGACTGGATCATTTTGGTCGCAAGCACTGGGGAAAGCCGTGGTTGGCCCGATGACTGGCGGCTCGTTGCCATTAGTAGCGTTTGATCAACCACGGTTTGAGGATTGGGAAAACGCACATCCCGATGGACGGGTGCTTTCGGTTTCGATAATTAATCCGTAG
- a CDS encoding A/G-specific adenine glycosylase → MITTAAFRKIIYEHYRRYRRDLPWRHTIDPYHIMVSELMLQQTQVDRVVGKYISFIKKFPTIGSLARASLSAVLKAWQGLGYNRRAKYLHMAAGMVVTSLRGKFPRTIDELVTLPGIGVHTAGAICAYAFNQPVAYIETNIRSAYIYHFFPRAKQVTDAQLMPLVIRTLDERHPRRWYSALMDYGTWLKKNHGNAAQRSRHYTKQSRFEGSHRQVRGAIIRALATSRGLTTGELHQTIGLPVPRIRSALEQLISEGMVRLQQGQYRLA, encoded by the coding sequence ATGATAACCACGGCTGCCTTCCGAAAAATAATTTACGAGCATTACCGGCGCTACCGGCGTGATTTGCCCTGGCGACATACAATTGATCCCTACCACATCATGGTTTCGGAGCTCATGCTGCAACAAACGCAGGTGGATCGGGTGGTGGGAAAATACATTTCATTTATTAAAAAATTTCCCACGATAGGTTCATTAGCCCGTGCGTCATTATCCGCAGTGCTGAAAGCATGGCAGGGTTTAGGCTATAACCGTCGTGCTAAATATTTGCACATGGCAGCAGGGATGGTCGTCACTTCGCTCAGGGGGAAATTTCCTCGCACGATTGATGAGTTGGTTACGCTTCCCGGCATTGGCGTGCACACGGCGGGTGCTATTTGCGCATACGCGTTTAATCAGCCTGTTGCCTATATTGAGACAAATATCCGCTCAGCGTACATTTATCATTTTTTTCCTCGGGCTAAACAAGTGACTGACGCTCAATTAATGCCCTTAGTTATTCGCACGCTGGATGAGCGCCACCCACGTCGGTGGTATTCGGCACTCATGGACTACGGCACGTGGCTGAAAAAAAATCATGGCAATGCTGCACAGCGCAGTCGGCACTATACCAAACAATCACGGTTTGAGGGTTCGCATCGCCAAGTCCGCGGCGCCATTATTCGTGCGTTAGCCACTAGTCGGGGACTGACCACGGGTGAGCTCCATCAGACGATTGGTCTACCCGTCCCACGTATTCGATCAGCCCTCGAGCAATTAATAAGTGAGGGTATGGTGCGGTTACAACAAGGACAGTATCGTCTGGCTTAA
- a CDS encoding GNAT family N-acetyltransferase — protein MRVPTIITQQFTLRAHRMSDVASIVRNVNDRTIARNTAAIPYPYRPSDARTWILRCQRKNRQAVPTDIVWVIDVGGGAVGAIGLHHIKPRHKAELGYWLGKSYREQGIMSAAVALVTRWGFQHLSLARIYAFTYVYNPISSQVLLKNGFRYEGRLRKNTRKSGKLVDVNVYAKVK, from the coding sequence ATGCGCGTACCCACAATTATTACTCAGCAATTTACCTTACGAGCGCATCGAATGAGCGATGTAGCTTCAATTGTGCGTAACGTAAATGACCGCACGATCGCGCGGAACACCGCGGCCATTCCATATCCGTATCGTCCCAGTGATGCGCGCACCTGGATTCTACGATGTCAGCGCAAGAATCGGCAGGCTGTTCCCACAGACATTGTCTGGGTGATTGATGTTGGTGGGGGGGCAGTCGGGGCGATTGGCTTGCATCACATCAAGCCACGGCATAAGGCCGAATTGGGCTATTGGCTGGGGAAGTCGTATCGAGAGCAGGGTATAATGAGTGCGGCGGTTGCACTGGTTACCCGATGGGGTTTCCAGCATCTCTCACTAGCCCGTATTTATGCGTTTACGTATGTGTACAATCCGATATCCAGCCAAGTATTATTGAAGAATGGATTTCGATATGAAGGTCGTCTCAGAAAAAATACGCGCAAATCTGGGAAACTGGTTGATGTGAATGTTTACGCGAAAGTGAAATGA
- a CDS encoding site-2 protease family protein, translated as MIFNLLSEPMLLVVWLVGIIYAITIHEFSHALAGYWLGDMTARDQKRLTLNPLSHIDPIGFIVLLFAGFGWGRPVPFNPYNLKFHRWGPVLVAMAGPISNVVSFLIFGFALRFLLMAEVIGPENLLTTFFIVLLNINLVLAVFNLIPVPPLDGSKLIRALAPPRFENAVFTLERYGPWVLLAIVIFGGNIFSGLFSTLFSWSLQIFG; from the coding sequence ATGATTTTCAATTTGCTCTCAGAACCCATGCTACTTGTGGTTTGGCTGGTCGGCATTATCTACGCAATCACCATTCATGAGTTTTCCCACGCGTTAGCCGGATATTGGCTCGGGGATATGACGGCCCGGGACCAGAAGCGGCTTACGCTTAATCCCCTGTCGCATATTGATCCAATTGGCTTTATTGTTTTATTATTTGCCGGATTTGGCTGGGGACGACCCGTACCTTTCAATCCCTATAATCTGAAATTTCATCGATGGGGTCCGGTGTTGGTCGCCATGGCTGGTCCGATTTCAAACGTGGTGAGTTTTTTGATTTTTGGATTTGCTTTACGTTTTTTGCTCATGGCCGAGGTAATTGGGCCGGAAAATCTATTAACCACGTTTTTTATTGTACTTTTGAATATTAACCTTGTATTAGCTGTCTTTAACTTGATTCCAGTCCCGCCCTTGGATGGCTCGAAACTGATTCGTGCCTTGGCGCCGCCGCGATTCGAAAATGCTGTATTTACGTTGGAACGGTACGGCCCATGGGTGCTGTTAGCCATTGTTATTTTTGGGGGGAATATATTCTCCGGTCTCTTTAGCACGCTTTTCTCCTGGTCGCTTCAGATATTTGGGTAA
- a CDS encoding nucleoside-diphosphate kinase (catalyzes the formation of nucleoside triphosphate from ATP and nucleoside diphosphate) translates to MTKNTDPRLERTVVLLKPDTVKRALVGEIVTRFEKAGFKIAGMKMVWVDKSMVAKHYTDDKDYLTSIGNKTLKTYEEYGRDANEEIGTKDPYEIGKMVREWNMDFLSSGPVVALLLQGIHAVDAVRMMVGHTLPRFAEPGTIRGDYSLDSPILANKQKRTIRNMIHASGNVEEAEFEAQLWFRENEIHSYKRADEEIMFE, encoded by the coding sequence ATGACAAAGAATACAGATCCGCGTCTCGAACGCACGGTTGTTTTACTCAAACCCGATACCGTCAAGCGGGCATTGGTTGGCGAGATTGTTACACGATTTGAGAAAGCTGGTTTTAAAATTGCCGGCATGAAGATGGTCTGGGTAGATAAATCAATGGTGGCAAAGCACTACACGGATGATAAAGATTATCTGACCTCAATCGGTAATAAAACCTTAAAGACGTATGAAGAGTATGGCCGCGATGCGAACGAAGAAATCGGCACGAAAGACCCTTATGAAATTGGCAAAATGGTACGGGAATGGAATATGGATTTCTTAAGCTCAGGTCCGGTGGTGGCATTACTGCTGCAGGGGATTCATGCCGTTGATGCAGTGCGGATGATGGTTGGGCACACCTTACCACGCTTTGCTGAACCGGGCACGATTCGTGGTGATTATTCACTCGATTCTCCCATTCTTGCAAATAAACAAAAACGCACGATTCGAAATATGATTCATGCTTCGGGTAATGTTGAAGAGGCTGAGTTTGAGGCACAGCTGTGGTTTCGGGAGAATGAAATTCACAGCTACAAGCGAGCGGATGAGGAGATTATGTTTGAATAG
- the rdgB gene encoding RdgB/HAM1 family non-canonical purine NTP pyrophosphatase, whose translation MVSLAGFADATYLTVQHLRGVDVGCTVIAGCEQVLTSSYAEVAGIPTALFGALFYLAVFVLTMTYVDTRRLIVLRLALWLTVPGFLVTLVLLYLQAFVIGYWCQFCLVSALTSSVLFFLSVWLLRQLRDQAGAEKRLVMATGNAGKVAEIQHILASLNIPIVSAATAGVVGHAEEDGETLEENALKKARYVAHRIHVWVAADDTGLFIDALNGEPGVRSARYAGIGASDDHIRDFILTKMSAVPDNLRLAHFTSVIALISPTGQEWTFTGTLAGRITARPSGGPRRHLPYDQIFIPEGSEKTLAEYSDIEKNQISHRRKAFDQLRNQLERELRLAPRNK comes from the coding sequence GTGGTGAGCCTCGCGGGGTTTGCTGATGCGACGTATCTGACGGTACAACACCTACGTGGTGTTGACGTGGGCTGTACGGTCATTGCTGGCTGTGAACAAGTTTTGACGAGTAGCTATGCAGAGGTCGCCGGGATTCCGACGGCCCTCTTTGGCGCGCTTTTTTATCTCGCCGTATTTGTTTTGACGATGACATACGTCGATACGAGGCGCCTGATCGTGCTACGCCTTGCGCTCTGGCTGACGGTACCCGGTTTTTTAGTGACTCTAGTTTTGTTGTACCTCCAAGCGTTTGTTATCGGCTACTGGTGCCAATTTTGTTTAGTCTCGGCGCTGACATCGTCAGTACTTTTTTTTCTCAGCGTGTGGCTGCTGCGTCAATTGCGTGATCAGGCCGGAGCGGAGAAGCGCCTCGTGATGGCGACAGGTAATGCGGGCAAGGTTGCAGAGATACAACACATACTCGCTTCATTGAATATCCCCATTGTATCCGCTGCCACCGCTGGGGTAGTCGGACATGCTGAGGAAGACGGGGAGACGCTGGAGGAAAACGCATTGAAGAAGGCTCGGTATGTTGCTCATCGGATTCATGTATGGGTTGCCGCAGATGATACCGGGCTTTTTATCGATGCCCTGAATGGTGAACCGGGTGTGCGCAGCGCTCGATATGCAGGAATTGGAGCGAGTGATGACCATATTCGCGATTTCATTTTGACCAAAATGTCCGCGGTGCCAGATAACCTTCGCTTAGCCCATTTTACCAGCGTGATTGCCCTGATTAGTCCGACTGGACAGGAGTGGACATTTACCGGTACGCTGGCTGGTCGCATCACCGCGAGACCATCAGGGGGGCCTCGGCGGCATTTACCGTATGATCAAATATTTATTCCAGAAGGTTCAGAAAAAACATTAGCAGAGTACTCAGACATAGAAAAAAATCAAATCAGCCATCGACGCAAAGCATTTGATCAACTTCGGAATCAACTTGAGCGTGAATTACGTTTGGCGCCAAGAAATAAATGA
- a CDS encoding GIY-YIG nuclease family protein, with protein MKAVLYILQSEKGRYYIGSTSNLARRLEQYSRGHTVTTRRFGSFKLVFTQSYGELSQARSAERRQTQ; from the coding sequence ATGAAAGCAGTCCTCTACATTTTACAGTCAGAAAAAGGAAGATATTACATCGGTAGTACAAGTAATTTAGCGCGTCGATTAGAACAGTATAGCCGGGGACATACAGTAACAACGAGACGATTTGGCAGTTTCAAGCTCGTGTTTACACAGTCGTATGGTGAGCTATCTCAAGCCCGGAGCGCAGAACGTAGGCAAACGCAATGA
- the rpsL gene encoding 30S ribosomal protein S12, which yields MPSINQLVRKGRKILKNKSKTPALGPVLNTIRRQRTQLPKGSPFKRGVCVKVTTITPKKPNSALRKIARVRLSNGMEVTAYIPGEGHNLQEHSIVMIRGGRVKDLPGVRYHIVRGVFDTQGVADRKQGRSLYGAKRDKAAKK from the coding sequence ATGCCAAGCATCAACCAACTTGTCCGTAAGGGCAGAAAAATCCTCAAGAATAAGTCAAAAACGCCTGCTTTGGGGCCGGTTTTAAATACCATTCGCCGACAGCGGACTCAATTGCCAAAAGGCTCACCCTTCAAACGTGGCGTGTGTGTAAAAGTCACTACGATTACTCCGAAAAAGCCAAACTCTGCTTTGCGCAAGATTGCCCGTGTTCGATTATCCAATGGCATGGAAGTGACTGCCTATATCCCTGGAGAAGGTCATAATCTCCAGGAGCACTCAATCGTGATGATACGCGGGGGCAGGGTAAAGGATTTGCCAGGCGTCCGGTACCACATTGTCCGGGGTGTTTTTGATACTCAGGGCGTGGCAGACCGCAAACAGGGACGCAGCCTATATGGCGCAAAACGAGATAAAGCAGCTAAGAAATAA
- the rpmB gene encoding 50S ribosomal protein L28 — translation MARKDELTGRGALSGNSRSHSNIATKRKQQVNLQKVKIKGKTYRVSTRTLRTLIKQGKIK, via the coding sequence ATGGCCCGAAAAGATGAATTAACTGGCCGGGGAGCTTTATCCGGCAATAGCCGCAGTCACTCAAACATCGCTACCAAGCGAAAACAGCAGGTGAATCTGCAAAAAGTTAAGATCAAGGGTAAGACCTACCGCGTCTCTACCCGTACGCTTCGCACGCTCATCAAACAAGGAAAAATCAAGTAA
- the uppS gene encoding di-trans,poly-cis-decaprenylcistransferase: MKQALPQHIGFIMDGNRRWAEAHGRSANDGHAEGYESFRRVSDWCLDRGIEVATFWAFSTENWRRPKREIFALLKLLRHALRTELKRFRERNVRFNALGRLAAFPRDIQKEIRTAVEETKHNTRAVLNIGLNYGGREEIVDAIKKIVSGGFSPRAITAQLVNRFLYAPELPEPDLIIRTSGEQRSSGFMLWQAPYAEWVYSAKLWPEYSESDLISALGEYAARSRNFGA; the protein is encoded by the coding sequence GTGAAACAAGCACTCCCGCAACATATCGGCTTTATCATGGATGGCAACCGTCGCTGGGCTGAAGCCCACGGCCGGTCAGCTAATGATGGACACGCCGAGGGGTATGAATCGTTCCGCCGTGTCAGCGATTGGTGTCTGGATCGCGGTATTGAAGTGGCAACGTTTTGGGCCTTCTCCACGGAGAATTGGCGGCGGCCAAAACGGGAGATTTTTGCTTTATTAAAATTACTGCGCCATGCGTTGCGTACCGAACTTAAGCGGTTCCGCGAGCGCAATGTGCGTTTCAATGCATTGGGTCGGCTGGCCGCATTTCCTCGAGATATCCAGAAAGAAATTCGTACCGCTGTCGAGGAGACAAAACACAATACTCGCGCCGTTTTGAATATCGGCTTGAATTATGGTGGACGCGAGGAGATCGTTGATGCTATCAAAAAAATAGTCTCAGGAGGTTTTTCGCCGCGAGCGATCACAGCTCAACTGGTGAATCGTTTTCTCTATGCCCCGGAATTACCTGAACCGGATTTGATTATTCGCACCTCGGGTGAACAGCGATCATCTGGTTTCATGCTTTGGCAGGCGCCATATGCCGAGTGGGTGTATTCAGCGAAACTATGGCCGGAGTATTCCGAGAGTGATTTAATAAGCGCATTAGGAGAATACGCGGCGCGCTCGAGAAATTTTGGTGCATAA
- a CDS encoding HlyC/CorC family transporter translates to MTPFIVLVLFLLLSAYTAAAEAALLAVSRIKVRSFVNQKRWGSIALQRLKARPRRMIITTLLGNNIANTGAAALATLLSSSYFGSLGVGIATGILTVLILIFGDIIPKSFAARHAGYFALRLAPSVMWIGRILFPFVRFFEWVTGFVDRLVLESQHDRMTVEDIQSMIQFGVEEKVIAQHEHYIINRVLTFSDNTVRDVMIPIEKVFTLPAHTPIDSCLPKIIQSGYSRVPLYQGERNHIIGLVLVKDVVKESVLDWPHERLLDIALPPMMVPEQMTVDFLFRIFQKQHRHMAVVFGKHQEAVGIVTLEDLIEELVGEIEDEGDDI, encoded by the coding sequence ATGACACCATTTATTGTCTTAGTTCTATTTCTCTTATTGTCGGCGTATACTGCTGCCGCAGAAGCTGCGCTCTTGGCAGTGAGTCGGATTAAGGTACGTTCATTTGTGAATCAAAAACGCTGGGGGTCGATTGCGCTTCAGCGGTTAAAGGCTCGCCCGCGAAGAATGATCATCACCACATTGCTGGGAAATAATATTGCCAATACCGGGGCGGCGGCACTGGCCACGCTGTTGAGTAGTTCTTATTTTGGCTCCTTAGGAGTCGGAATTGCCACGGGTATATTAACCGTATTAATTTTAATTTTTGGCGATATCATTCCTAAGTCATTTGCCGCGCGACATGCCGGATACTTCGCCCTTCGACTGGCGCCATCAGTAATGTGGATAGGTCGCATTTTATTTCCGTTTGTCCGTTTTTTTGAATGGGTCACTGGTTTTGTTGATCGGTTGGTGCTTGAGTCCCAACATGACCGCATGACCGTTGAGGACATACAGTCTATGATTCAATTTGGCGTGGAAGAGAAGGTTATTGCTCAACATGAGCATTATATTATTAATCGAGTACTGACTTTTAGTGATAATACGGTGCGCGATGTGATGATTCCCATTGAAAAAGTTTTTACGCTGCCTGCCCACACTCCCATTGATAGTTGCTTGCCAAAAATAATTCAGAGTGGTTATTCTCGCGTTCCATTGTACCAAGGGGAGCGCAACCATATTATCGGATTGGTATTGGTGAAAGATGTGGTCAAAGAGTCGGTTTTGGATTGGCCGCACGAGCGATTGCTTGATATCGCTCTACCGCCAATGATGGTTCCGGAACAGATGACGGTTGATTTTCTTTTTAGAATTTTCCAGAAGCAGCACCGCCATATGGCAGTCGTTTTTGGAAAACACCAAGAAGCGGTCGGAATTGTAACGCTGGAAGATTTGATTGAGGAATTAGTTGGCGAAATTGAAGATGAGGGTGATGATATTTAG
- a CDS encoding thioredoxin domain-containing protein, which translates to MNEIPQLTKKQRRELRREEKLANREHTSRRKMINRIMMWAIVVLVLGGIVYALTQAGGDTNTEALLTDAVSADDHIKGVADSSVILVEYSDFQCPACATYHPIIGQIIDEYQDRIAFVYRHFPLRSIHPNGQIAAEASEAADIQGKFWEMYDMLFQNQNEWSGEGDPTERFVAYAEEIGLNTDQFRTDLTSSVVTDVVDANYRSGIAASIDSTPTFFLNGAQLDNPRSLDEFRSVIDTALEAAGQSTNQNTNVDTSTNTNDDSTNESTGE; encoded by the coding sequence ATGAATGAAATACCACAATTGACCAAGAAACAACGGAGAGAATTGCGTCGAGAGGAGAAATTAGCGAATCGAGAGCATACATCTCGCAGAAAAATGATAAACCGAATCATGATGTGGGCAATCGTGGTTTTAGTTTTGGGCGGAATTGTTTATGCGTTGACTCAGGCTGGTGGCGACACGAATACCGAGGCGCTACTCACTGATGCGGTGAGCGCCGATGATCATATTAAGGGAGTAGCTGACAGCTCAGTCATTTTAGTTGAATATAGTGATTTCCAATGTCCAGCCTGCGCCACTTATCATCCGATTATTGGGCAGATAATTGATGAATATCAAGATCGGATTGCTTTTGTATATCGCCATTTTCCATTGCGATCGATTCACCCAAATGGCCAAATTGCTGCTGAAGCCTCCGAAGCAGCCGATATACAGGGTAAGTTTTGGGAAATGTATGATATGTTATTTCAAAATCAGAATGAATGGTCAGGAGAAGGCGATCCAACTGAACGATTTGTGGCGTATGCCGAAGAAATCGGCCTCAATACAGACCAATTTCGTACTGATTTGACCTCGAGCGTGGTGACCGATGTCGTGGACGCGAATTATCGCAGCGGAATCGCGGCGAGCATTGATTCGACTCCTACTTTCTTTCTTAATGGCGCTCAATTAGACAATCCACGTAGCCTGGATGAGTTCCGCTCAGTCATAGATACCGCGCTTGAGGCTGCTGGACAATCAACCAACCAGAATACAAACGTGGACACTTCCACGAATACGAATGACGATTCAACTAATGAATCGACTGGAGAATAA
- a CDS encoding DUF1653 domain-containing protein — translation MINNVMHIRPGRYRHYKGNDYLVLGIAVHSETTEPLVVYASAHDPEVRWARPYAMFIGWVAYQDVIVPRFMYQGSQ, via the coding sequence ATGATAAATAATGTAATGCATATCCGCCCAGGTCGTTATCGCCATTACAAGGGAAATGATTACTTGGTGCTGGGTATCGCTGTGCATAGTGAGACCACCGAGCCGCTGGTAGTTTACGCATCGGCTCATGATCCAGAGGTACGCTGGGCTCGTCCCTACGCTATGTTTATTGGATGGGTGGCATATCAGGATGTCATTGTCCCCCGATTTATGTATCAAGGTTCTCAATGA
- a CDS encoding polyprenyl synthetase family protein: MHTVDQEVGRMILRITSTLRKRLGMYAQQAARQHPMSGLLASAVAEFVLRPGAKRTRGLLVLIGYLSNSQRQLDEDILRIAAAYEVLHGYLLIHDDIIDEDIERRGKPTLHKLFTRLAPARLPKTYQAKIGRDIAIIAGDAAADLVQRFVLETSFSSRQQLSTLRQIEETLHTTYVGQVLDILALPGRLPRLSDQLLRYRLKTAQYSIAAPFLVGAALAGSRFNATAFRKFAEHAGIGFQLADDVANIFGEGAAARNSDIRSGKVTLLMTLALQSSRYRQPLLKLLKKTKRSPSDVRELQRLIRSSGGLTRAQQMISERYQRAEALVDHLGVSARGLALIRWLIARFRASVT; the protein is encoded by the coding sequence ATGCATACTGTCGACCAAGAAGTCGGCCGAATGATCCTGCGCATTACGAGTACGCTTCGGAAGCGTTTAGGGATGTATGCTCAGCAGGCTGCACGACAGCATCCCATGTCTGGGCTGTTAGCCAGCGCCGTCGCAGAATTTGTACTACGTCCGGGCGCTAAGCGCACTCGCGGTTTGTTAGTTTTGATTGGTTATTTAAGCAATTCCCAACGGCAGTTAGATGAGGATATTCTGAGAATTGCTGCTGCCTACGAAGTGCTCCATGGTTATTTACTGATCCATGATGACATTATTGATGAAGATATTGAACGGCGGGGGAAACCAACTCTGCACAAACTATTTACCCGGTTAGCCCCAGCCCGGTTACCAAAAACATATCAAGCAAAAATTGGCCGCGATATTGCCATTATCGCGGGAGATGCGGCGGCTGACCTGGTGCAGCGGTTTGTACTGGAGACATCATTTTCATCGCGCCAGCAATTAAGTACCCTGCGACAGATTGAAGAGACCTTGCATACGACGTATGTTGGTCAAGTTTTGGATATTTTGGCGCTGCCCGGCCGACTGCCGCGGCTGTCAGATCAATTGCTCCGGTATCGGCTCAAGACCGCTCAATATTCAATTGCCGCGCCTTTCCTAGTTGGTGCAGCGCTGGCTGGCTCACGATTTAATGCCACCGCTTTTCGGAAGTTTGCCGAGCACGCTGGAATTGGTTTTCAGTTAGCCGATGATGTTGCGAATATTTTTGGTGAGGGCGCTGCCGCTCGAAATTCTGATATCCGCAGCGGCAAAGTGACCCTGCTGATGACATTGGCGCTGCAATCCTCGCGCTATCGCCAGCCATTATTGAAGCTACTCAAAAAAACGAAACGCAGCCCGTCGGATGTCCGGGAGCTGCAACGTTTGATCCGCTCAAGCGGGGGATTGACCCGGGCGCAGCAGATGATTAGTGAACGATATCAGCGTGCGGAAGCGCTGGTGGATCATCTTGGTGTATCAGCGCGCGGGCTGGCCTTAATTCGCTGGCTCATCGCTCGATTCCGCGCATCGGTTACTTGA
- a CDS encoding 50S ribosome-binding GTPase has translation MKQLLVFMGKPGVGKTTLINELFPGHTIIDARPFVLKYMVDGEIPEDKTILGYRDMYAALGKLTDPIIILELGTNHEQLNVKQLAAFAQQADVRVFICTASVETLRKRVIERSIHDDMEAMERRFARDFPNSHLALFEQVGIEPYFLDMEQPMTDNVILVRQALR, from the coding sequence ATGAAACAATTACTCGTTTTCATGGGTAAGCCAGGGGTGGGGAAGACCACGCTGATCAATGAATTGTTCCCTGGTCACACGATCATCGATGCGCGCCCGTTTGTATTGAAGTACATGGTGGATGGCGAAATTCCAGAGGATAAAACTATCCTCGGGTATCGTGACATGTACGCAGCACTCGGAAAATTGACGGATCCGATTATTATTTTAGAGCTCGGCACCAATCATGAGCAATTGAACGTTAAACAGTTAGCCGCTTTTGCCCAGCAGGCCGACGTTCGCGTCTTTATTTGTACCGCGTCGGTGGAGACATTGCGTAAGCGAGTCATTGAGCGGTCGATTCACGACGACATGGAGGCGATGGAGCGGCGTTTTGCTCGTGATTTTCCAAATTCCCACTTAGCTTTATTTGAACAAGTGGGTATTGAGCCGTATTTTCTAGATATGGAGCAACCGATGACCGATAATGTTATTTTGGTCCGCCAAGCACTGCGATGA